A section of the Symphalangus syndactylus isolate Jambi chromosome 19, NHGRI_mSymSyn1-v2.1_pri, whole genome shotgun sequence genome encodes:
- the LOC134732014 gene encoding uncharacterized protein isoform X1, with amino-acid sequence MTGRATLCRPSFEAFHHQILGLRSPKSRQWRFGSWSRGGTFLLRLHVTKVGKNGQCNDMAEETEEPGIPLKHLLRGRLSHS; translated from the exons gtagagcaacactctgcagaccttcttttgaggcatttcaccaccaga ttctggggctgagaagtccgaaatcaaggcagtggagatttggcagttggtcccgaggtggcaccttcttgcttcgtcttcacgtgacaaaagtgggcaaaaacggacaatgtaacgacatggcagaagagactgaggagcccggcattcctctaaagcatcttttacgaggacgtttatctcattcatga